One genomic segment of Stegostoma tigrinum isolate sSteTig4 chromosome 21, sSteTig4.hap1, whole genome shotgun sequence includes these proteins:
- the LOC125462647 gene encoding venom prothrombin activator pseutarin-C catalytic subunit-like isoform X3, translating into MSIILNYVIISLLLFGCQANDFFLQKSAAARFLSRFRRANKWRLEEFLSGNLEKECLEEICSKEEVREIFENDEKTAIFWSFYTGIRRCDSSPCENNGLCVDLHGEFYCKCLGGFNGTYCEQGDRGHGFRTY; encoded by the exons ATGTCAATCATTTTGAACTATGTGATAATATCATTGCTTCTATTTGGCTGTCAAGCAAATGACT TTTTTTTACAGAAATCAGCTGCTGCACGGTTCCTATCTCGATTTCGTAGAGCTAACAAATGGAGATTAGAAGAGTTTCTGTCTGGGAATCTGGAAAAAGAGTGTTTAGAAGAAATCTGTTCCAAAGAAGAGGTCCGAGAGATTTTTGAAAATGATGAGAAAACC GCCATTTTCTGGAGTTTCTACACAG GCATTAGGAGATGTGATTCATCTCCATGTGAAAATAATGGGCTCTGTGTTGACCTGCATGGTGAATTTTATTGCAAATGTCTTGGAGGATTTAATGGAACATACTGCGAACAAG